The Apibacter raozihei DNA segment TGAATTTGTCTCAGACTTCTAAAATAAGTCCTTCTGTTTATCTATTCTTTTGTCTTGAAACAAAAGAAACAAAAATTCAAAAAAATAAGAACTCGCCTATCGGCTCAAACAATTATTTTTCAACGAAACGGATACTTTTTTTAATTTGATGGTAAAATAAAAACTTTGCTTTTTTTATGGTTTAGTCTATAATTTTGAATTTGTCTTAGACTTCTAAAATAAGTCCTTCTATTTAGCTATTCTTTTGTCTTAAAACAAAAGAAAAAAAAATCAAGAAAAATAAGAACTCACCTATCGGCTCAAACAATTATTTTTCAACGAAACGAATATTTTTTTGAATTGACAGTAAAATAAAAACTTTGCTTATTTTAGATTTTGGTCTATAGTTTGGAATTTGACCTAGTTCTTTAAAATAAGTCCTTCTATTTAGCTATTCTTTTGTCTTAATACAAAGAATCATAAATGTTTAAGAAAAATAAGAACTCGCCTATCGGCTTAAACAATTATTTTTTCAACGGAACGGTTATTTTTTTTGACTTGATAGTAAAATAGAATTTTCGTGAAGTTTGAACATTTTTTTAGGATACAAAATTTAACTATTCGGATAAACTACTATCTTTGTACTCTGTTTGATTTTGATCTGTAATTTTATATTTCCTGTTACTTCTACAGAAATATAAGCCAAAGCACACAGGCGAAACGCATTCCCTTTATTTTTATTCGTGTAACCTGCTTTCTGCTGATAACAGAAGGTGTAAATACAGATATTTATGCAAAATCAATTATATACCACTCATATAAAAATAGCTTTATATATAAACTTTGCTTTAAAATTGTTGCATTGTAAACAAAAAAGGCTAAAAAGAATTTTTTCGGGTTCCTCTGCTTGCCTTATTCAATTTCTTGATAAACACCAGACAGAAAAGATATTGGAAGTGGAACTGAAACAGGCAAATCTTACTATCAGTTGCCATATAAATAATAAAAAGCGCTGTTCTGCCTTATTCCTTTTTCCGGATGCATCTGAATTGGTTAATTATGCCAGTTATTTTAATACCCATTATGCCTACGATTTCCAAAAGAAATATTGGATATTGCCTAATGGCTATATATGCATTCATAAAGGTACGTATAGCCAAGGATTCTATCTGTATACGTAATTTTACAGGTATACTTACTTCCCAATGCCTGATTGTTTGCAATGCGGGTAATCAGGTTTTTGATAAATACTGCAAGAGTATGGTACGGTATTGGTAATTATTGTAATTTTGATAGAAACAAATAAGGAAATCCTATGAATATAACAGATATTTCAGGCTCAGCCCTTCTTTCCAACGGGGTAAAGATGCCTTACCTTGGACTGGGGGTTTATAAGGCTGAAGACGGACAGGAAGTGGTAAATGCCATTCATTATGCTTTGGATGCCGGTTACCGGCATATTGACACAGCAGCCTATTATTATAATGAAGAAGGAGTGGGTAAAGCCATAAAAACCGCTTCGGTAGCAAGGGAAGATATCTTTGTAGCTACCAAGGTCTGGTTTTCCCAGCAAAAATATGAAGATACGCTAAAAGCTTTTGATGATTCCATGCAAAAACTGGGACTTGAGTATCTGGATTTGTATTTAATCCACTGGCCACATCCGGAACATTACCTGGAAGCATGGAAAGCTATGGAAGAACTATATAAGGCCGGAAGAATACGTGCGATAGGGGTTTGCAATTGCATGCAACACCACCTGCAAAGTATTATTGATCTGGGAGGTACGGCTCCAATGGTTAATCAGGTAGAGTTTCATCCCAGTCTGGTTCAACAGGATTTACT contains these protein-coding regions:
- a CDS encoding aldo/keto reductase: MNITDISGSALLSNGVKMPYLGLGVYKAEDGQEVVNAIHYALDAGYRHIDTAAYYYNEEGVGKAIKTASVAREDIFVATKVWFSQQKYEDTLKAFDDSMQKLGLEYLDLYLIHWPHPEHYLEAWKAMEELYKAGRIRAIGVCNCMQHHLQSIIDLGGTAPMVNQVEFHPSLVQQDLLNFCSQNGIQAEAWSPLKRGGLFDNPLLKELAEKYSKNIAQIIIRWDLQKGVITIPKSTKNERIVSNADVFDFQLSDEDVKKIDALDTNDRTGAHPDHFMEYFAKKGVK